TTCTCCGCCGGCGACTTCAACGGCGACGGAAAGGCCGACGTGGTGGCTCGCAACGCCACCACCAAGGACCTGCACCTCTACCGGGGTAACGGGTCCGGCGGCTTCCAGAGCGGCACCGGCGAGAACATCGGCAACAACTGGAGCGCATTCGACGTCCTCTTCTCGCCTGGCGACTTCAACGGCGACGGAAAGGCCGACATCCTGGCCCGGAACGCCACCACCAAGGACCTCCACCTCTACCGCGGGAACGGCTCCGGGGGCTTCCAGAGCGGCACCGGGGAAAACATCAGCAACAACTGGAGCGCCTTCGACAAGGTCTTCTCGGTCGGTGACTTCAACGGTGACGGGAAGGCCGATGTGCTGGCTCGAAACGCGTCCACCACGGACCTGCACCTCTACCGGGGGAACGGATCCGGGGGTTTCCAGAGCGGCACCGGCGAGAACATCGGCAACAACTGGAGCGCCTTCGACATCATCTTCTGATGGTGCTCTGCGAACGTCCGCCGGGTGAACCGCCGTAAACGGCGCCGGATTCACCGCACCACGTCCCGCCGTACCGGCGCCGACAAGGTCACACCAGACGTGACGGGGAAGTGGCGACACCGGCGAAGGTGAGCAGTCACCACACCGGACACAAGATGTACAACCGGCCAGCCGATCCGGCTGGCCGGTTTCCGTTTCCGGTTCCGAGCCCGATCCGGCCCGGTTACGAGTCCAGTTCCGGCACCGGTGCCGGTTCGAGTCCCCTACCGAGTCCGAATCCATACCGCGTCCAGTCCCGTACCGCGTCCGGTTCCGTCTCCGGTTCCGTCTCCGGTACAAGTCCAGTTCCGGCACCCGCGCCGGTTCGAGTCCCGTACCGAATCCGAATCCCATACCGAGTCCGAATCCGTACCGCGTCCAGTCCGGTACCGCGTCCCGTTCAGCGTCCGGTTCCGTCACCGGTACAAGTCCAGTTCCGGCACCCGCGCCGGTTCGAGTCCCCTACCGAATCCGAATCCCATACCGAGTCCGAATCGGTACCGCGTCCAGTCCGGTACCGCGTCCCGTTCAGCGTCCGGTTCCGTCACCGGTACAAGTCCAGTTCCGGCACCCGCGCCGGTTCGAGTCCCCTACCGAGTCCGAGTCCGAGTCCCGTACCGAGTCCGAGTCCGAGTCCCGTACCGAGTCCGAATCCGTACCGCGTCCAGTCCGGTACCGCGTCCCGTTCAGCGTCTGATTCCGTCTCCGGTTCCGGTTCCGTCTCCGGTTCCGAGTCCGGTCTGGTTCCGAGTCCGGTTCCGCGTCCGTTCCGGTTCCGCGTCCGTTCCGGTTACGCGTCCGGTCCGGTTCCGGTTCCCGCGTCGCGGTCCGAGTCCGAATCCAGTACCGAGTCCGGTTTCGACTCCCGTTCCAAGTCCGAGGCTGGTTCCGGGTCCGAATTCGGTGCCGAATTCGGTGCCGAATCCAGTCCGGTGCCGCGTCCAGTGCCGGTTCCGAGTCCCGTCCGGTTCGCAGTCACGTACCGAGTCCGAATCTGGTCCGGTTCCAGCACCGCGTCCGGTTACGAGTCCGGCCCGGTGCCGTCCGGCCAATGCTCACAGCAGAAGCCTCGGCCGGCCGGGGCCTCCGCAGGGAAGGACGACCACCCGTAACCGTCACGGAAAGTTCTGGTCAGTCGGTTCCACGTGGTCGGTTCTGGTTCGTCAGCTGATGCCGGCTCGGCGGGCTCGTTCCACGGCGGGGGGGAGGACGGTGATGAGGTCGGTTATGTCGGAGTTGGTGGAGGTGTGGCCCAGGGAGAAGCGGAGGGAGCCTCGGGAACGGATGGGGTCGGCGCCCATGGCGAGGAGGACGTGGGACGGCTGGGCCACGCCTGCTGAGCAGGCGGAGCCGGTGGAGCATTCGATGCCTTTGGCGTCGAGGAGCATCAGGAGTGCGTCGCCTTCGCAGCCGGGGAAGGAGAAGTGTGCGTTGCCGGGGAGGCGGTGGTCGGGGTGGCCGTTGAGGATGACGTCGGGGACGGCTTCGCGGATCTTGGTGATCAGGTCGGTGCGCAGGGTGCGGAGGTGAGCGGCGTTGGCTTCGCGGCGTTCCACAGCGGTGTGGACGGCGGCGGCGAAGCCGGCGATGGCGGGGGCGTCCAGGGTGCCGGAACGGACTTCGCGTTCCTGGCCGCCGCCGTGGAGGACGGGGACGGGGTCGACGCCTCTGGCGAGCAGGAGTGCGCCTACTCCCATGGGGCCGCCGAGCTTGTGCGCGGAGACGGTGAGAGCGGCGGCGCCTGAGGTGGCGAAGGAGACGGGGAGCTGGCCGACGGCCTGGACGGCGTCGGTGTGGAACGGGATGCCGTACTCGGCGGCGATGGCGGCCAGTTCGCTGACGGGCTGGATCGTGCCGACCTCGTTGTTGGCCCACATGACGCTGACCAGGGCCACGCTCGCGGGGTCGCGTTCGATGGCGGCGCGGAGGGTCTCGGGATGCACCATGCCGTACTCGTCGACGGCCAGATGCTCCACGGACGCGCCTTGCCGGTCGGCGAGCCAGTGTGCGGGGTCGAGAGCGGCGTGGTGCTCCACGGCGCTGATGAGGACGCGGCCGGCGCCGGTGGCGGCCTGTCTGGACCAGTAGAGGCCCTTGATGGCGAGGTTGTCGGCCTCGGTGCCACCGCCGGTGAAGACGACCTCGCTGGGACGTGCGCCGAGGGCCGCGGCGATGGTCTCGCGCGCCTCCTCGACGACCCTGCGGGTGCGGCGGCCGGCGGAATGGAGGGAGGAGGCGTTGCCGACGCGCATGAGCTGCGCGGTCATCGCCTCGATCGCTTCGGGGAGCATCGGCGTGGTCGCCGCGTGGTCGAGATAAGCCATGGCGTACTCAAGCGTACCCACTTTGCCAGGTGTACCGTCCGGACGGTACAGTAACGGGTGTGAGAAGAGATGAGCTTTTGAACGCCGCGGAGGCGCTCCTGGCCGAGCAGGGGGCCCCGTGCCTCACGCTGGCGGCCGTGGCCGAGCGCGCCGGTGTGAGCAAAGGAGGGCTTCTCTATCACTTCAACACCAAAGAAGCGCTGATCAAGGGCTTGATCGAGCGGCTGGTCCGTGATTTCGACGAGCTGGTGGCGGCGCAGGACGAGCCGTCGTACACGCGGGCTTACCTCGCGGCGACATTTGCCGCCGTGCGGAGCGGGAGCCTGCGGCGCTGGGCCGTGGCGACCGGTGCGGCGGGGGACCCCGAGCTGCTGGCGCCGTTACGGGAGGCCATGGCGCGCTGGCATCGTGAGGGCCTGGCCGACGAGCCGGACCCGATGGCGGCCCGGATCGTGCGCCTGGCCTGCGAAGGGCTCTGGGAAGTGGCTACGCACGACCCCGGCTTCTACGACGAGGGTCAGTACGAGGAGCTGTACCAGCGGCTCTGCGGGCTGCTGCCAGGGTGATGGGACGGCGCGACACGTTCATTCCACCTGTGGACTGGGCCTTGGGCCTTGGGCCCGGCTCGGGTTCTGGGTCGGGCTGAGGGCTGAGACCGGGTCGAGGTCCGGGTCAGGGTCAGGGTCGAAGTCCGGATCCAGGTCCAGATCAAAGACCAGGTCAGGTCAAAGACCGGGGCCTGGTCCTGCTTCTGGTCCTGGTCCTGGTCCTGGTCCTGGTCAAAGTCGGGTCCTGGTCAAAGTCCGGGTCGAAGTCCGGGCCCGGGTTTCGGCCCGTGTCACAGCACGGGGCCGGGTCGAAGTCCTGGTCCGCGTCCGGACCCCGGCTGGGGCCCGGTCCGGGTCGAAGGCCCGGTTTCGGTCTGAGTTCTGGTCCAGGTCCGAGTTCCTGTCCTGACCAAGGTCCCAGTCCTGACCAGGGTCTTCCCGTCCTGCCCTGAGTCCTGAACTTGGTCCACGTCCTGGTCCGGGCCGGAGTCCTGGTTCAGATACGAGACCTGATCCTGGTCTCGGTCTGGTCTGCCGAAGTCCGGTCGCCGGAGTCCCCTCGTGGAAGTCTCCGCCGGAGATGGCGGCCTGCCGCTCCTCGACCCGATTCCACTTTCCGTCCCGATATCACTACTCCCGGCGTGCCTGTCGTTCCCCGGCGCGCCGGTTCTCTCCTGCGTCACCGCGTGGTGACGCCTGCCCTGAAAGTACGTGAAAGGAGCTCAGCGATGAGCCGCGCTCTGAGGACCGCTCGTTACGGCGTGATCCTCACCTTCGTTCTCGCCGGACTGGTGTGCGGTACGTATACCGTCCGCATTCCAGCCCTCACCGACAAACTCGGCGTGTCCGAGGCGGCGATGGGGGTGGTGCTGCTCGCCTGGGGTCTTGGGGCCTTGGTGACGATGCAGGCCATGCGGGGGGTGATGGCCCGGATGGGAAGCGCGGCGGTCTTGCGGGTCGCGGCGCCGCTGTGCGCGGTGTCGCTGCTCGCGGTGGCCGTGGCACCGTCGTACCCGCTGGTGGTGGCGGCGTCCGCGTTGTTCGGCATGTTCTTCGGCACGGTGGACGTGGCGATGAACGCGCAAGGGTCGACGGTGGAGCGGTCGTACGGCCGTCCGCTGATGAACGGCATGCACGCCGGGTGGTGCGTCGGCGCCATGTCCGCCGGGGTGTTCGGCACCGTGGCGATCACGCTCGGCATGTCCTTCACCGCCAACCTCGTGGCCGTGGCCCTGGCGGCCGTTCCCGCGGCGTTCCTGCTCGGCCGTACGTATGTGCCTGACCTCGCGGCCGGTACGTCGTCCGGTGGTGCGCGGCGCCGGATGCCACCGGTGGTCTACCTGCTCGGTGTCATCGCGTTCGCGGCGTTCATGGTGGAAGGCGCGGTGGCCGACTGGAACGGCCTGTTCCTGCGCGACACCATCGGTGCGCCTGAGGCCGTCGCCGCGATCGGCTACCCGATCTTCGAAGGCGGCATGCTGATCTCCCGCCTCACGGGTGACCGCCTGCGGGCCCGTTTCGGTGCCCGCGCTCTCATCGCGGCCTCCGGTCTGGCCACGGCCGCCGCCTTCGCACTGGTCCTCAGCACGTCATCGGTGGTGGTGGCCGTCGCAGGCATGGTGCTCATCGGCCTGGCAGTCGCCACGGTCTCCCCCATGGCCCTGTCCCTGGCCGGCTCCGCGACCCGCACCCCTGGACCGGCCATCGCACAGACCGGCGCCATGGGTTACGCCGGCCTGCTCCTCGGCCCTGTGGTCATCGGCATGCTCACCCACGCCACGTCCCTGCGCGCCGCTCTGACCCTGACCATCGGCCTCGGCTTCCTCATGACCGTCACGGCCCTGCTCCTCCCCCGCGTCTCCCTACCTGTCCTAGGCGAGGCACGGCGTGAACCACCGCGCGAAAAGGAATCCACCACACGAGAGCCGGCCCGACTCGCCGCCTGACGACCGGCCACGGCCTGTCGGCCGCCGTATTTAGGCGCCGGATTCGTCGTACCACTTCCCGCCGCGTCGGCGCCGGGGAGGAACAGGTCCAGGGAGGGGAACGTGGGCCGGTCTGGTGCTTTCCTGTCCGGGTCCGGGTGGCGGGTCTGTTCCGGCGGGTTCGTTTCGACCGACACATCCTGTCTCGTGACTCGCGGCGTTGTTTTATGCCGACAGGTCATGGTGGGGGTGGGGTGCGCTTACGGGGCCGGAATCTGAGTACTCCGGTAAGTGCCGGCAATGCCTACGGTGATCGGCGTGTGCGGGGGTGCGTCCGCGGAGGTGGTGTACGAGTTTCCGCTGGTAGTCAGCGTGGCGTCGTGAAATGAGGACGGCCACGTGATCCTTCGAGTGCGAAGATCAAGATCGAAGGAGAACAGGATGGCCGTCAACGACAGTGTGGATGCTGCGGGCTGGCTGGCGAAGCAGATCGAGTCCGGGGATCGGGATCTGTTGCCATCCATGATGAAGACCATGGCCGAGACGTTGATGTCGGCCGAGGCCGACGGCCTGTGCGGCGCCGGATACGGCACCCGCAGCAGCGAGTGGACCAACCGGCGTAACGGTTATCGGACCCGCGAATGGGACACCCGTGCCGGCACCGTCGAGCTGTCCGTCCCCAAACTCCGGCAGGGACTCCGGTAAGTGTCGGCAATGCCTACGGTGGTCGGCGTGGGGTTCCGATTCCGGTCACGTCGTCTGAGGCGGCACGCCATGTGCCGGTCAGGACGTGGTGGGGGTTGGGTGGGTGGCCGAGTTGAGGTGGGACAACTCTTATGGGTGGGCCAAGGCCACAAAGCCGACGTTGGGGTTTCAAACGAAGGGGCGAAGCCCCGGAGAAACACAGCACGAGCCGGAAGGCGTCCCGGCGCCGGAGGCGAGGACCACTCCGAAATCTGAGTACTCCGGTAAGTGCCGGCAGGGTCTGCGGGGGTCGGCGTGGGGTTCCGATTCCGGTCACGTCGTCTGAGGCGGCACGCTATGTGCCGGTCAGGACGTGGTGGGGGTTGGGTGGGTGGCCGAGTTAGGGTGGGACGACTCTTATGGGTGGGCTAAGGCCACAAGGCCGAAGTTGGGTTTTCAAACGAAGGGGCGAAGCCCCTGGGGAATACGGCCCGAGCCGGAAGGCGCCTCGGCGCCTGGAGGTGAGGACCACGGCGCGGACGGTGAGCATCCTCCCGTACCGCCGGTTGACGTGCGTACGAAGGCGCCGGATTCGCCGTACCGCGTCCCACCGCGTCGGCGCCGCTGGGAAGCGACGCTGAACGCGGTGGGAGGCCGGAACGCCGGAAGAGGTTGGCGTACGGCGGACCTCGGATACCGGGGTACAGCGGACCTCGGATTACCGACCTACGGCAGACCTCGGATGCCGGGGTACAGCGGACCTCGGGTTACCGGCGTACGGCGGAGCTAGGTCAGCGGCGCTTTTCTACCTCTTCGGTGAGTTGGGGGACGATTTGGTGGAGGTCGCCTACTACGCCGAAGTCGGCCAGTTCGAAGATGGGGGCTTCAGGGTCCTTATTGATGGCGATGATGGTTTTGGCGGTTTGCATGCCGGCGCGGTGTTGGATGGCGCCGGAGATGCCGGCGGCTATGTAGAGCTGGGGGGCTACGGTTTTGCCGGTCTGGCCTACCTGGAACTGGTGGGGGTACCAGCCGGCGTCGGTGGCGGCTCGGGAGGCGCCTACGGCGGCGCCTAGGGAGTCGGCGAGTTTCTCGATGATTGAGAAGTTCTCGGCGGAGCCTACGCCTCGGCCGCCGGAGACGACTATGGCGGCTTCGGTGAGTTCGGGGCGGGCTCCCTTTTCCTGCTTCACGCGGTCCACCACGTGGGCCAGGCGTGCGGTGTCGGAGAGGGTGACCTCGACGCGCTGCTCGGTGCCGGCGGCGGGGGACGGTTCGGGGGTGGTGGCGTTGGGTCGCACGGCGATGATGGGGGTGCCCTTGGTGACGCGCGAGGTGACGTTGACGCCGCCGCCGAAGATGGACTGTTCTGCGGTGAAGCCTTCGCCGAGGCCGACGGCGTCGGTGATGATGCCGGAGTCGGTCTTGACGGCGAGGCGGCCGGCGACCTCCTTGCCTTCTGCGGTGGCGGCGACGAGGACGCCGGCGGGGGTCGCGGTGGAGACGAGCTGGGCCAGCAGCTCGGCTTTCGGTGCGACGACGTGGTCGGCGAGGTCGGCGGCGTCGGCGACGTAGATCTTGTCGGCGCCGTACTCGGCCAGTTTGGCCTGGATGTCCGGCGAGTAGCCGGGGCCGGCCCACACCGCGGAGGGGGAGCCGAGGGTGCGGGCCAGGGTCAGCAGTTCAAGGGTGACCTTCTTGACCGCGCCGTCGACGTGCTCGACGAGTACCAGAATCTCAGCCACAGGTCACTCCTCAGATGAACTTCTTCGACGCGAGGAACTCGGCGGTCTTGGCCCCGCCGTCGCCCTCGTCCTTGACGATCGTGCCGGCGGCGCGCGGCGGCGCGACGGCGAAGTCGGCGACTTCGCTCCAGGCGCCGGCGAGGCCGAGCAGCCCGGCGTCGAGGCCGTCGGCGCCGACCGTCTCGACCGGCTTCTTCTTGGCGGCCATGATGCCCTTGAACGACGGGTACCGCGGCTCGTTGATCTTCTCGACGACGGACACGACGGCAGGCAGGCTGCCCTGGACCTTGTCGTAGCCGTAGTCGGTGACGCGGTGGATGGTGACGTCGGAGCCGTCGATGTCGAGCTTGGACGCGAAGGTCAGCTGCGCCACGCCGAGCCGCTCGGCGAGCATGGCGGCGAGCACACCCATGCGCGCGTCGGTGGACTCGGTGCCGAGGATGACGAGGTCGAAGCCGATGCGCTTCAGCGTCTCGGCGATGGCGTACGACGTGGAGAGCGCGTCGGAGCCGTGCAGCGCGTCGTCCACCAGGTGGACGGCCTTGTCGGCACCCATGGCGAGGGCTTTGCGTATGGTGTCGGTGGCCTTGGCCGGGCCCATGGTGAGCACGGTCACCTCGCCGCCGTGGGCCTCTTTGACCTTGAGGGCTTCCTCGACGGCGTATTCGCACAGTTCGTTGATGACGCCGTCCGCGGCGTCACGGTCGAGCGTGTTGTCATCGGACCTCAGCTTGCGCTCGGTCGCCGTGTCGGGGACCTGCTTCACGCAGACGACGATGTTCATGACCGGTGGCCGACCTCCTGTTTGCCAGGCGCCGCCGCATTGGCGCCGCTTCGGTCGCACGCGCGGGGGGTGCGCGCACTCCCTGTCATATGTTACTCAACAGTAGCTTACGGTTCCGGCAACCCACCGGACCATCGAGGGTCACCCTACCGAACATAGTTCCAGACCGATGTGCCTCACCCCGCGAACGCCACCATGACCAGCACCACCAGCACCGTCGCCAAGGCGAGCACCAGCGTGAACGGGCTGAACAGAGTAGTCAGCAGCGCGTACAGACCGACCGTACCCGCGCCGCTGACCAGGTCGAACACGATCCGGGCCCGCGCGCGGGCCGCCAGGCCGAACGCCGCGTCGGTCAGCACCCCGAGGCCGTACGCCGCCAGCAGCAGCAGCGACAACTCCGGCACGTACGCCTCCGCCGCGGCCGCCGCGAGCCCCGCCACCACGCCGGTCGACACCATCCAGCGCCTGCGGACCTTCTCGCGGTGCCTGGCCCGCGCCTGTTCCAGCGACGTCCGTTCGTCCTGCCGCCGGTCCGGCCGCCATTCCATCGTCTGCGGCTCGTCGCCGCTCACCAGGCGCCGCCGCTCCACCGGAGCCGGCGGCGGCACGGCCGCGCCGAGCCGTTCGCACAGCGCCGGCGCGGTGGGACGGTCGGCGGGGACACGCTGGAGGCAGTCGCGCAGCACCGGCGCCAGCCAGGCAGGCACCTCGTCCAGGTCAGGCGGGTGGTGCACCACGCGGTACGCCACCGCCGACGCCGGCCCGGTGCCGTACGGCTGCCGTCCCGAGGCCGCGTACGCGAGCGTGGCGCCGAACGAGAACACGTCGGCCTCCGGCCCCACCGCGCCGCCTTCCAGCACCTCAGGCGCCAGGTAGCCGGGGGTGCCGAGCACCGCACCCGAAGCGGTCACCGACGCCGAGTCCAGTGCGTAGGCGATGCCGAAGTCGATGACGTACGGCTCGCCGTCGGAGATGATGACGTTCGCCGGCTTGAGGTCGCGGTGCACCACCCCCGCGCCATGGACGACCGCCAGCGCCTCGGCCAGCCCCCTGGCCAGCCGCGTGAGGCCCTCCCCACGCAGCGGCTCACCACCCGCGAGCAGCGCCGCGAGCGAACGGCCCTGGACGTACCGCGTGACGACGTACGGCTGTTCACCGTCGAGCGAGGCGTCGAGGATCTCGGCGACGTGCGGCCCGCGTACCCGCCGCATCGTCTCGACCTCGCGGGCCAGCCGCGCCAGCGCCGTCTGGTCCGCCGCGACATGTGGATGCAGCACTTTCACCGCGACGGTGCGGCCCTCGGGGTCGAGCGCGAGATGGACCTCGCCGAAACCACCCGCCCCGAGCCGGGAAAGCAGGCGGTAGGGCCCGAGGCGGTCCGCCGTTGGCACACCCATGCCTCTCCTTCCGTCCCCTCACCTTTCCACGGTCACGTGCGGGGAAACCGGAGGCCACGCGCGACGTCACCTGGTGAAGGGGAAGAACCCGAATCCGTTACGGCCGAGCAGATCCTGCAGCAGGCCTCCGATCACCCCCATGGCGCTGTCGCGGGCCGACTGGCCGAGCGCCGTGATGGCGTCCGACGGCGGACGCCACGGCACCCACGACGGCACGGTGTTGAGCGCGGTCGCCGCCGCGAGGAACGCCACCGTGCCGACGATGATCGTCACGACCATGCCGGCTCCGGGGCTGCGGATCGCCGCGGTGAGGGTGCGGGCCACCGCCTTGCGCGGCTTGCCGCCGCCTGGCAGCAGGAACAGGCCCGCGACGAACGCCGCGGCACCCCACGCGGCGGCCGAGTCCCCGCCGGACGACGTGTCGTTGAAGCCCGCCAGGTAGTACAGCGCTCCCCA
The window above is part of the Sphaerisporangium rubeum genome. Proteins encoded here:
- a CDS encoding cysteine desulfurase family protein; the encoded protein is MAYLDHAATTPMLPEAIEAMTAQLMRVGNASSLHSAGRRTRRVVEEARETIAAALGARPSEVVFTGGGTEADNLAIKGLYWSRQAATGAGRVLISAVEHHAALDPAHWLADRQGASVEHLAVDEYGMVHPETLRAAIERDPASVALVSVMWANNEVGTIQPVSELAAIAAEYGIPFHTDAVQAVGQLPVSFATSGAAALTVSAHKLGGPMGVGALLLARGVDPVPVLHGGGQEREVRSGTLDAPAIAGFAAAVHTAVERREANAAHLRTLRTDLITKIREAVPDVILNGHPDHRLPGNAHFSFPGCEGDALLMLLDAKGIECSTGSACSAGVAQPSHVLLAMGADPIRSRGSLRFSLGHTSTNSDITDLITVLPPAVERARRAGIS
- a CDS encoding MFS transporter codes for the protein MSRALRTARYGVILTFVLAGLVCGTYTVRIPALTDKLGVSEAAMGVVLLAWGLGALVTMQAMRGVMARMGSAAVLRVAAPLCAVSLLAVAVAPSYPLVVAASALFGMFFGTVDVAMNAQGSTVERSYGRPLMNGMHAGWCVGAMSAGVFGTVAITLGMSFTANLVAVALAAVPAAFLLGRTYVPDLAAGTSSGGARRRMPPVVYLLGVIAFAAFMVEGAVADWNGLFLRDTIGAPEAVAAIGYPIFEGGMLISRLTGDRLRARFGARALIAASGLATAAAFALVLSTSSVVVAVAGMVLIGLAVATVSPMALSLAGSATRTPGPAIAQTGAMGYAGLLLGPVVIGMLTHATSLRAALTLTIGLGFLMTVTALLLPRVSLPVLGEARREPPREKESTTREPARLAA
- a CDS encoding TetR family transcriptional regulator; the protein is MRRDELLNAAEALLAEQGAPCLTLAAVAERAGVSKGGLLYHFNTKEALIKGLIERLVRDFDELVAAQDEPSYTRAYLAATFAAVRSGSLRRWAVATGAAGDPELLAPLREAMARWHREGLADEPDPMAARIVRLACEGLWEVATHDPGFYDEGQYEELYQRLCGLLPG
- a CDS encoding electron transfer flavoprotein subunit beta/FixA family protein, with the protein product MNIVVCVKQVPDTATERKLRSDDNTLDRDAADGVINELCEYAVEEALKVKEAHGGEVTVLTMGPAKATDTIRKALAMGADKAVHLVDDALHGSDALSTSYAIAETLKRIGFDLVILGTESTDARMGVLAAMLAERLGVAQLTFASKLDIDGSDVTIHRVTDYGYDKVQGSLPAVVSVVEKINEPRYPSFKGIMAAKKKPVETVGADGLDAGLLGLAGAWSEVADFAVAPPRAAGTIVKDEGDGGAKTAEFLASKKFI
- a CDS encoding serine/threonine-protein kinase; translated protein: MGVPTADRLGPYRLLSRLGAGGFGEVHLALDPEGRTVAVKVLHPHVAADQTALARLAREVETMRRVRGPHVAEILDASLDGEQPYVVTRYVQGRSLAALLAGGEPLRGEGLTRLARGLAEALAVVHGAGVVHRDLKPANVIISDGEPYVIDFGIAYALDSASVTASGAVLGTPGYLAPEVLEGGAVGPEADVFSFGATLAYAASGRQPYGTGPASAVAYRVVHHPPDLDEVPAWLAPVLRDCLQRVPADRPTAPALCERLGAAVPPPAPVERRRLVSGDEPQTMEWRPDRRQDERTSLEQARARHREKVRRRWMVSTGVVAGLAAAAAEAYVPELSLLLLAAYGLGVLTDAAFGLAARARARIVFDLVSGAGTVGLYALLTTLFSPFTLVLALATVLVVLVMVAFAG
- a CDS encoding FAD-binding protein, translated to MAEILVLVEHVDGAVKKVTLELLTLARTLGSPSAVWAGPGYSPDIQAKLAEYGADKIYVADAADLADHVVAPKAELLAQLVSTATPAGVLVAATAEGKEVAGRLAVKTDSGIITDAVGLGEGFTAEQSIFGGGVNVTSRVTKGTPIIAVRPNATTPEPSPAAGTEQRVEVTLSDTARLAHVVDRVKQEKGARPELTEAAIVVSGGRGVGSAENFSIIEKLADSLGAAVGASRAATDAGWYPHQFQVGQTGKTVAPQLYIAAGISGAIQHRAGMQTAKTIIAINKDPEAPIFELADFGVVGDLHQIVPQLTEEVEKRR